The proteins below come from a single Mesobacillus jeotgali genomic window:
- a CDS encoding NfeD family protein produces MKSVIASIIILLSLASWIYPFTADADQKVVYVVPIEETVEKGLLAFLERAVEEAEEAGAEAIIFDVNTPGGAVDAAGGIGKLLTGTDLKTVAFVNKQALSAGAYISLNTDEIYMVPGSTMGSAAIIDQQGNTAGKKAESYWFAAMKAAAVESGRDPIYAQAMADESIDLPELGAGKGELLTLTAEQALEVGYSEGTVKNLDELLQKLGYEDAEIRNVNETFAEKLARFITHPVVVPILMTIGSLGLVLELYSPGFGLPGIAGLSALLLFFYGHMVAGLAGFETLILFALGVGLILLEVFIPGGIAGTIGLLAIIASFFMASDNVVHMGISLLIALTASIVLSILMIRVFGKKMKFFRRIILTDSTSTEKGYVSNKNRLELIGVEGITLTPLRPSGTIIVEDERIDAVSEGGFIAKDMRVRIVKTEGSRIVVREIRDI; encoded by the coding sequence ATAAAATCAGTGATTGCGAGCATCATCATCCTCTTGTCACTGGCCAGCTGGATCTATCCGTTCACTGCAGATGCTGATCAAAAAGTGGTCTATGTAGTGCCGATTGAAGAAACAGTTGAGAAGGGCCTGCTTGCCTTCCTGGAGAGAGCAGTTGAGGAGGCAGAAGAGGCTGGTGCGGAAGCAATCATTTTTGATGTGAATACACCTGGAGGAGCGGTTGACGCTGCTGGCGGTATTGGAAAGCTGCTGACAGGCACTGACTTGAAAACTGTGGCCTTCGTCAATAAGCAGGCATTATCTGCAGGTGCATATATTTCCCTGAATACTGATGAAATTTATATGGTTCCCGGATCTACAATGGGATCGGCTGCGATCATCGACCAGCAGGGCAATACCGCTGGAAAAAAAGCGGAGTCCTATTGGTTTGCTGCCATGAAAGCAGCAGCGGTTGAAAGCGGACGGGATCCGATATATGCCCAGGCGATGGCAGATGAAAGCATCGACCTTCCGGAGCTTGGTGCAGGCAAGGGAGAGCTTCTTACCCTGACGGCGGAGCAGGCACTCGAGGTTGGGTATTCCGAGGGCACTGTTAAAAATCTAGATGAGTTATTGCAAAAACTAGGCTATGAGGATGCCGAAATCCGGAATGTGAACGAGACTTTCGCTGAAAAACTTGCGAGATTCATAACACATCCAGTCGTTGTCCCGATTTTGATGACAATCGGCAGTTTAGGGCTGGTTCTTGAGCTCTATTCGCCAGGATTTGGTCTGCCGGGAATTGCCGGCTTGTCTGCTTTGCTTCTATTCTTCTATGGGCATATGGTTGCCGGCCTGGCAGGTTTCGAGACATTGATTCTGTTCGCGCTTGGTGTTGGGCTAATATTGCTAGAGGTATTCATCCCAGGAGGAATAGCCGGAACAATTGGGTTATTAGCAATTATTGCAAGCTTTTTTATGGCATCGGATAATGTGGTCCATATGGGAATATCGTTATTGATTGCCTTGACTGCGTCCATCGTTTTATCTATTTTAATGATAAGGGTGTTTGGAAAAAAGATGAAATTTTTCAGAAGAATCATACTCACAGATTCAACAAGCACTGAAAAGGGTTATGTATCCAATAAAAACCGCCTGGAACTTATTGGGGTAGAAGGAATTACGCTCACTCCCCTCAGACCTTCTGGAACGATCATTGTTGAAGATGAGCGTATTGATGCAGTCAGTGAGGGTGGGTTTATTGCAAAGGATATGAGAGTTAGGATTGTAAAAACGGAAGGTTCAAGAATTGTGGTCAGAGAGATTAGAGATATCTAA
- a CDS encoding GatB/YqeY domain-containing protein, with amino-acid sequence MSLLERLNNDMKQAMKNKEKDRLTTIRMVKASLQNEAIKFGKQELSEEEELTVLSREVKQRKDSLQEFEKAGRQDLVEKIQTELKHVEIYMPQQLSEEEVMAIVKEAIAETGAASKADMGRVMAVLMPKVKGKADGSLVNKLVQQHLS; translated from the coding sequence TTGAGCCTGCTCGAGCGTTTAAATAATGATATGAAACAAGCGATGAAGAACAAAGAAAAGGACAGACTCACGACAATTCGGATGGTCAAAGCATCCCTGCAAAACGAAGCAATCAAGTTCGGCAAGCAGGAATTATCCGAAGAAGAAGAGTTAACTGTACTTTCTCGTGAAGTGAAACAACGCAAAGATTCCCTCCAGGAATTTGAAAAAGCTGGTCGTCAAGACCTCGTTGAAAAGATACAAACAGAATTAAAGCATGTCGAAATTTACATGCCACAGCAGCTTAGCGAAGAAGAAGTGATGGCAATCGTCAAAGAAGCTATCGCAGAGACCGGTGCGGCATCTAAAGCCGATATGGGTAGAGTAATGGCTGTCCTTATGCCTAAAGTAAAAGGTAAAGCAGACGGATCTCTCGTTAATAAACTTGTACAACAACACCTTTCATAA
- the rpsU gene encoding 30S ribosomal protein S21 → MSKTVVRKNESLEDALRRFKRTVSKSGTIQEARKREFYEKPSVKRKKKSEAARKRKF, encoded by the coding sequence ATGTCTAAAACTGTCGTTCGTAAAAACGAATCGCTTGAAGATGCTCTTCGACGCTTCAAACGTACTGTATCTAAATCAGGTACTATCCAAGAAGCTAGAAAGCGCGAATTCTACGAAAAACCTAGTGTAAAGCGTAAGAAAAAGTCTGAAGCTGCTAGAAAACGCAAGTTCTAA
- a CDS encoding Na/Pi symporter translates to MVYLLFFLLFLAVFIGGMTLLRKGLFELSASRMKNWLTIMTDTPLKGLLAGTIVTALLHSSSAVMVITIGLISAGLLKFSQSIGIILGSNIGTTFTLEIITFNIDAFIVPFAVIGAILMVARNKTWQNIGAISFGIAAVFAAMRGFTFLADPVTSLPIVEAALANLNNSHLISILTGTIVTAMIQSSTAMTGIIMGFLSEGTLSMNSAIAAMLGANIGTCITAMLASIGAGKEARLTAFAHVWLNIAGAAVFYPFIDQVAALAPMTAARPEVQLAHVSVVYNIIASLLVLPVAEKFGRMIEFIHGKEERS, encoded by the coding sequence ATGGTCTATCTATTATTTTTCCTATTGTTTCTCGCTGTTTTCATCGGCGGAATGACATTGCTTCGGAAAGGCTTGTTCGAACTTTCCGCAAGCAGAATGAAGAACTGGCTGACCATCATGACTGATACACCACTTAAAGGGTTGTTAGCCGGTACCATAGTTACGGCCCTTTTGCATAGCAGTTCAGCTGTCATGGTGATTACGATTGGATTGATTTCTGCCGGCCTGCTGAAATTCTCACAATCAATCGGGATTATCCTTGGATCAAATATAGGAACAACCTTCACCCTTGAAATCATAACTTTCAACATCGATGCATTTATCGTGCCATTCGCTGTTATTGGTGCGATTTTAATGGTAGCACGTAATAAAACATGGCAAAACATTGGTGCCATTTCTTTTGGGATTGCTGCTGTTTTCGCTGCAATGCGCGGTTTCACTTTCCTTGCTGACCCTGTGACCAGCTTGCCGATTGTTGAAGCTGCGCTCGCAAATCTGAACAACAGCCATCTGATCAGTATCCTAACAGGCACGATTGTAACTGCCATGATCCAATCAAGCACAGCGATGACAGGGATCATCATGGGATTTTTGTCTGAGGGCACATTAAGCATGAATTCAGCAATTGCAGCGATGCTCGGTGCGAATATAGGCACTTGCATTACCGCCATGCTGGCGTCGATTGGTGCCGGCAAAGAGGCCAGACTTACAGCGTTTGCGCACGTATGGCTGAATATTGCTGGAGCAGCAGTCTTCTATCCCTTCATCGACCAAGTTGCTGCACTTGCTCCAATGACAGCCGCCAGACCCGAAGTACAGCTGGCACATGTCAGTGTCGTTTACAACATAATCGCTTCATTGCTTGTTCTTCCTGTTGCCGAGAAATTCGGCAGGATGATTGAATTCATTCATGGGAAAGAAGAACGTAGTTAG
- the mtaB gene encoding tRNA (N(6)-L-threonylcarbamoyladenosine(37)-C(2))-methylthiotransferase MtaB has protein sequence MPTVAFHTLGCKVNHYETEAIWQLFKEQGYDRVEFESTSDVYVINTCTVTNTGDKKSRQVIRRAVRKNPDAVICVTGCYAQTSPAEIMAIPGVDIVVGTQDRVKMLEYIEQYKQERQPINAVGNIMKNRVYEELDVPAFTDRTRASLKIQEGCNNFCTFCIIPWARGLMRSRDPQEVIRQAQQLVDAGYKEIVLTGIHTGGYGEDIKDYNLAALLRDLEAQVKGIKRLRISSIEASQITDEVIEVIDQSNIIVRHLHIPLQSGSDTVLKRMRRKYTMEFFGERLDRLKEVLPGLAVTSDIIVGFPGETEEEFMETYNFIKKHQFSELHVFPYSKRTGTPAARMEDQVDEDVKNKRVHRLIELSNQLAKEYASQFENEVLEVIPEEIYKEEPDSGLYVGYTDNYLKVVFPATEEMIGKIVKVKIAKAGYPYNEGQFVRVLEDEIVAEQAVI, from the coding sequence ATGCCTACAGTTGCTTTTCATACATTAGGTTGTAAGGTTAACCATTACGAAACAGAAGCCATTTGGCAGTTATTTAAGGAACAAGGATACGATCGAGTAGAATTTGAGTCTACTTCAGATGTTTATGTCATCAACACCTGTACGGTAACGAATACAGGGGACAAGAAAAGCCGTCAGGTCATCCGCCGGGCTGTGCGAAAGAATCCGGATGCAGTTATTTGTGTTACCGGCTGCTACGCGCAAACTTCGCCGGCAGAAATCATGGCGATTCCTGGAGTGGATATCGTTGTCGGAACACAAGACCGCGTAAAAATGCTAGAGTATATTGAACAATACAAGCAAGAGCGCCAGCCAATTAATGCTGTTGGCAATATCATGAAGAATCGAGTTTATGAGGAACTTGATGTGCCGGCATTTACTGACCGCACAAGAGCCTCATTGAAAATCCAGGAAGGATGCAATAACTTCTGCACCTTCTGTATCATTCCATGGGCACGCGGTTTGATGAGATCCCGTGATCCACAGGAGGTCATCCGCCAGGCTCAGCAGCTTGTTGATGCTGGATACAAGGAAATCGTCCTTACTGGTATCCATACAGGCGGCTACGGTGAAGACATAAAGGACTACAACCTTGCTGCACTGCTTAGAGACCTTGAGGCACAAGTTAAAGGCATTAAGCGCCTTCGTATTTCTTCTATTGAAGCGAGTCAGATCACAGACGAAGTGATCGAGGTAATCGATCAATCGAATATTATCGTCCGTCACTTGCACATCCCGCTCCAATCAGGATCAGACACAGTATTGAAGCGTATGCGCCGTAAATACACAATGGAATTTTTCGGAGAGCGTCTAGACCGGCTTAAGGAAGTATTGCCAGGTCTTGCAGTTACCTCTGATATCATTGTCGGTTTCCCGGGTGAAACAGAAGAAGAGTTCATGGAAACCTATAATTTCATTAAAAAGCATCAATTCTCAGAGCTGCATGTTTTCCCTTATTCAAAACGGACAGGCACTCCTGCTGCGAGAATGGAAGACCAGGTGGATGAAGACGTGAAAAACAAACGCGTTCACAGATTGATTGAGCTTTCCAATCAGCTTGCTAAGGAATATGCCTCACAATTTGAAAATGAAGTGCTTGAAGTGATTCCTGAAGAAATCTATAAGGAAGAGCCAGACAGCGGACTTTATGTAGGTTATACAGACAACTATTTGAAAGTTGTTTTCCCTGCTACTGAAGAGATGATCGGTAAAATTGTGAAGGTCAAGATTGCGAAAGCAGGCTATCCTTACAATGAAGGGCAATTTGTCCGAGTACTTGAAGATGAAATTGTAGCTGAACAAGCTGTTATATAG
- a CDS encoding 16S rRNA (uracil(1498)-N(3))-methyltransferase, with translation MQRYFIDEQGNMEQFHIGGDDYHHIVRVMRMKAGDEIICVTPAGKSAVCQIAEITDEIVVANVVKWEDGTTELPVHVVIASGLPKGDKLELIIQKGTELGAYEFVPFTASRSIVKWDGKKAAKKVERWQKIAKEAAEQSHRSYVPEVKEPVSLKELIKASGEYTYKLVAYEEEAREGEASVLSSTLAKLGEGDSLLIVFGPEGGLTSAEVDLLNKNGFLACGLGPRILRTETAPLYALSAVSYHFELLG, from the coding sequence ATGCAACGATATTTTATTGATGAACAAGGTAATATGGAACAGTTCCATATTGGCGGCGATGATTATCATCACATTGTACGTGTTATGAGGATGAAGGCTGGGGACGAAATCATCTGTGTCACGCCCGCGGGAAAAAGCGCGGTCTGCCAGATTGCAGAAATTACCGATGAAATCGTTGTGGCAAACGTTGTAAAATGGGAGGATGGGACTACTGAGCTCCCGGTCCATGTCGTGATTGCGAGCGGTCTGCCCAAAGGGGATAAGCTCGAATTAATTATTCAGAAGGGTACTGAACTCGGTGCCTATGAATTTGTCCCTTTTACCGCATCCCGCTCAATCGTTAAATGGGACGGCAAGAAGGCTGCCAAAAAGGTTGAGCGCTGGCAGAAGATTGCCAAGGAAGCTGCTGAGCAGTCGCACCGCAGCTATGTTCCAGAAGTGAAAGAACCGGTCAGTCTTAAAGAACTGATCAAAGCAAGCGGCGAGTATACTTATAAGCTAGTTGCTTATGAGGAAGAAGCGAGGGAAGGTGAAGCTTCGGTCCTTTCTTCTACTCTCGCGAAATTGGGGGAAGGCGACAGCCTCCTGATTGTATTTGGGCCAGAGGGAGGACTTACCTCTGCTGAAGTTGACCTTTTAAATAAGAATGGATTTTTAGCTTGTGGTCTCGGGCCGCGCATCTTGCGTACAGAAACAGCGCCGCTATATGCCTTGTCTGCTGTTTCTTATCATTTTGAATTATTGGGGTGA
- the prmA gene encoding 50S ribosomal protein L11 methyltransferase: protein MKWSEISILTTNEAVEPISNILHEAGASGVVIEDPLELEKEREDQFGEIYQLNPDDYPEEGVIVKAYLPVNSFLGETVDEIKEAINNLIIYNIDIGMNKVSISEVNEEEWATAWKKYYNPVKISEKFTIVPTWEDYTPVNTDELIIELDPGMAFGTGTHPTTVMCIQALERTVQPGDRVVDVGTGSGVLSIAAAKLGAGKVEAMDLDDVAVQVAKLNLKLNKVHDVATISQNNLLDGVEEGADIVVANILAEVILRFADDAGKVVKNGGYFITSGIIQQKKEVVKDAMINAGFEIEEIISMEDWVAIISKKK from the coding sequence ATGAAATGGTCTGAAATCAGCATTTTAACTACAAATGAAGCGGTTGAGCCGATTTCCAATATCCTGCACGAAGCAGGCGCGAGCGGAGTGGTTATCGAAGATCCGCTGGAGCTTGAGAAGGAGAGAGAGGACCAGTTCGGAGAAATATACCAGCTTAATCCAGACGATTATCCGGAAGAAGGCGTCATTGTAAAAGCTTATCTGCCGGTAAACAGTTTCCTTGGAGAAACGGTTGATGAGATAAAAGAAGCGATCAATAACCTGATAATCTACAATATTGATATCGGTATGAATAAAGTATCCATCAGTGAAGTGAATGAGGAAGAGTGGGCAACTGCCTGGAAGAAATACTACAATCCTGTTAAAATTTCCGAGAAATTCACAATCGTACCGACCTGGGAGGATTACACTCCCGTCAACACGGACGAATTGATCATTGAGCTTGATCCAGGCATGGCATTCGGCACTGGAACACATCCGACAACGGTCATGTGTATCCAGGCGCTGGAAAGAACGGTCCAGCCTGGCGACCGAGTCGTGGATGTTGGAACAGGTTCAGGTGTTCTTAGTATTGCAGCGGCTAAACTCGGTGCAGGAAAAGTGGAAGCGATGGACCTTGACGATGTAGCCGTTCAGGTTGCAAAGCTCAATCTAAAGCTCAACAAAGTCCACGATGTCGCAACCATTTCACAAAACAACCTTCTTGATGGTGTTGAAGAAGGAGCGGATATTGTAGTAGCCAATATCCTCGCAGAAGTCATTCTGCGCTTTGCTGATGATGCAGGCAAGGTCGTAAAAAATGGCGGATATTTCATTACTTCTGGGATCATCCAACAGAAGAAAGAAGTCGTCAAGGATGCAATGATCAACGCAGGGTTTGAAATAGAAGAAATTATTTCCATGGAAGACTGGGTTGCGATCATCAGCAAAAAGAAATAA